In Taeniopygia guttata chromosome Z, bTaeGut7.mat, whole genome shotgun sequence, one genomic interval encodes:
- the LOC140681833 gene encoding serine/threonine-protein kinase PAK 3-like codes for MLVSEGDPEAKYTELETIGRGGFGTVCMAVETATGEEVAIKKISLLEESNSEVCLNEIQIMRGNKNANLVTFVDSYLVDEELWLVMEYMDGGSLHDVVRESHMAEGEIAAVSRECLQGLDFLHSKQVIHRDIKSHNILLGLDGSVKLADFGLAAQLTAEQRKRRSAVGTTHWMAPEIFTRKPYGAKVDIWSFGIVGIEMVEGAPPYLMNTSRTVQQLISTRGTPKLQKPRQQSAWLRDFLCCCLETDEDRRWSAQELLQHPFVTSAKPTSSLTPLIMATQQFMADRRY; via the exons atgctggtgagcgagggagatcctgaggctaaatacacagaactggaaacaattgGCAGAGG GGGTTTTGGCACGGTGTGCATGGCAGTGGAGACTGCCACAGGAGAAGAG gtggccataaagaaaataagtctCCTGGAAGAGAGCAACAGCGAGGTGTGCCTGAATGAAATCCAGATCATGCGTGGCAATAAGAATGCCAATCTTGTGACCTTTGTAGACAG ctacCTGGTGGATGAGGAACTCTGGCTGGTGATGGAATACATGGATGGAGGTTCTTTACACGATGTCGTTAGGGAGAGTCAtatggcagaaggagagataGCAGCTGTCTCTCGGGAG tgcctgcaaggcctgGATTTCCTTCACTCCAAGCAAGTGATCCACCGAGACATCAAAAGCCACAACATTCTCCTGGGCTTGGACGGCTCTGTCAAGTTGG ctgattttggccttGCTGCTCAGCTCACCGCTGAGCAGAGGAAACGAAGATCAGCTGTTGGGACTACTCACTGGATGGCGCCAGAAATTTTCACAAGGAAGCCCTACGGCGCCAAAGTGGACATCTGGTCCTTTGGAATTGTGGGGATCGAGATGGTGGAAGGAGCACCTCCTTACCTGATGAACACCTCCCGTACG gttcagCAGCTGATAAGCACCAGGGGCACCCCgaagctgcagaagcccaggcAACAGTCGGCTTGGCTGcgagactttctgtgctgctgcctggagacggACGAGGACAGGCGCTGGTCTGCCCAGGAACTTCTGCAG cATCCTTTTGTAACCTCAGCCAAGCCGACCTCCAGCCTGACGCCTCTGATCATGGCAACGCAGCAGTTTATGGCCGACAGGAGATACTAG